The following are encoded together in the Cololabis saira isolate AMF1-May2022 chromosome 5, fColSai1.1, whole genome shotgun sequence genome:
- the mctp2a gene encoding multiple C2 and transmembrane domain-containing protein 2 — METKKRTLLENLRLRTKSPKKPQKKPLALQGRRMAAHRRSISVPDLTLVPGEAFSTDSVSTTSDSIYFGTSPGHSDTDSLASVSTTDGSVFMEKLSDPGTQTSSTSPLYAQVDKRAKRNVRKFTFEHLPAPRSVYPNLPMSEKAESVSLPGEDRSPVPFSSAAPPRLTRTTSQGDESSLNSDKSTTSMEQKLQSSEKDTPPPVRSLSDRTSLDAPLESADGTSLESVTGTSSEEQHGVPWSTEWEEMSQDPCSPLQMKEFSMEEGLLDFPHPDESLEEFCPEAVDAFDENALYPLETLESLTPGPDAQTPAPFQRYLLNINLKEGRNLVVRDKRCATIDPYVKFKLEGKQFYKSKVVYKNVNPRWDESFAHPLRDREHIVEVRVYDKNRTADEFMGSSFISLKDIELNKTYEMELNLDDPKSKEYYMGVILVDICLMHRDATIKRGPRFLQRKNKQNQAVPSRPAESPKNQLKNQMWTGVYRITVAEGQDLPQYGQGDVYVRFRLSDQKYKSKNLCIQPNPQWREQFDFNKFEDKQELLQVEVCSKRGRKAEESWGMFEVDLSRLPPNERQIYTHVLDPGKGRLVVLVSLVPCWGVSVSEMETATMTNPEEKDKVLNKYNLGNTHKCVGDVGLLQVGVIRANDLAAADINGKSNPVCVAELGNCRLQTHTVHKTTNPEWNKALTFPIKDIHDVLELTVFDNNGDKSPSFLGKVAIPLLSVQNGQQVCLLLKKEDLGRTAKGTITLVLEVIYNKVRAGIRSFQPKEAKLIEENVKFNKKVLARNIYRVRKISTAVLYTLQYIKSCFHWESTQRSLIAFLIFLVTVWHWEFFMLPLFLLLLIGWNYFQLSTGRASSNQDLVNMTMGDDEEEDEKESGKKGLMDKIHMVQEVVLVVQTVLEEIANIGERIKNIFNWSVPFLSCLACLMLFAGATLLYFVQLRYIVLIWGINKFTKRLRNPYAIDNNELLDFLMRAPSDVQKVQYSAQRAPTSQNQPRKKK; from the exons ATGGAAACCAAGAAGAGGACTCTTCTGGAGAACTTGCGTCTGAGAACCAAATCACCCAAAAAGCCACAAAAGAAACCACTTGCCTTGCAGGGTAGGCGCATGGCCGCCCACCGGCGTAGCATTTCTGTACCAGACCTTACGCTTGTGCCAGGCGAAGCCTTTTCTACAGACAGCGTGTCTACTACATCCGATAGCATCTACTTTGGCACCTCCCCTGGTCATAGTGATACCGATTCTCTTGCTAGTGTCTCAACCACTGATGGATCCGTTTTCATGGAGAAACTCAGTGATCCAGGCACACAGACTTCATCCACCTCCCCTCTGTATGCGCAGGTGGATAAAAGAGCCAAGAGAAATGTACGAAAGTTTACCTTTGAACATCTTCCTGCACCAAGATCTGTCTACCCCAATTTACCAATGTCCGAAAAAGCGGAGAGTGTGAGTTTGCCTGGAGAAGACCGCTCACCTGTCCctttcagctctgctgctcctccgCGCCTGACCAGAACAACCTCGCAAGGGGATGAAAGCAGCCTGAACTCGGATAAAAGTACCACATCAATGGAGCAAAAACTGCAGTCATCTGAAAAAGATACTCCACCACCAGTCAGATCGTTGTCAGATAGGACGTCTCTGGATGCACCCTTGGAAAGTGCAGATGGTACGTCTCTGGAATCTGTAACCGGGACGTCCAGTGAGGAGCAACACGGCGTCCCCTGGTCAACAGAATGGGAGGAAATGAGCCAAGACCCCTGCTCTCCTTTGCAGATGAAAGAGTTCTCCATGGAGGAAGGTCTGCTTGACTTCCCCCATCCCGATGAATCACTGGAGGAG TTCTGTCCTGAAGCGGTTGATGCCTTCGATGAAAATGCTTTATATCCCCTAGAAACCTTG GAGTCACTGACACCTGGCCCTGATGCTCAAACACCGGCCCCATTTCAGAGGTATCTCTTGAATATCAACctgaaggagggaagaaacctggtgGTCAGAGACAAGCGCTGCG CTACGATCGATCCTTATGTGAAGTTCAAGCTTGAAGGAAAACAGTTCTACAAAAGCAAAGTCGTTTACAAAAATGTGAATCCTCGCTGGGATGAGTCGTTTGCTCATCCTCTTCGAGACCGGGAGCACATTGTGGAAGTTCGG GTGTACGATAAAAATCGGACTGCTGATGAGTTCATGGGTTCCAGCTTTATTTCTTTGAAAGACATTGAACTGAACAA AACATATGAAATGGAGCTGAATCTTGATGATCCAAAAAGCAAAGAATATTATATGGGAGTTATCCTTGTGGATATCTGTTTAATGCACAGAGACGCCACCATCAAAAGAGGCCCT agATTCCTTCAAAGAAAGAATAAG CAAAACCAAGCCGTGCCATCCCGCCCCGCTGAATCGCCGAAGAATCAGCTGAAGAACCAGATGTGGACTGGTGTGTACCGCATCACGGTGGCGGAGGGGCAGGACCTGCCGCAATACGGCCAGGGGGACGTGTACGTTCGGTTTCGCCTCAGTGATCAGAAGTACAAGAGCAAG AACCTTTGCATTCAGCCAAACCCCCAGTGGAGAGAGCAGTTTGACTTCAACAAGTTTGAAGATAAGCAGGAACTTCTGCAGGTGGAAGTGTGCTCAAAGAGAGGGAGGAAGGCAGAGGAATCCTGGGGGAT GTTCGAGGTTGACCTTTCAAGGCTCCCCCCCAACGAGAGGCAGATCTACACTCACGTGTTGGACCCAGGAAAAGGCCGGCTGGTGGTCCTCGTCTCCCTGGTACCCTGCTGGGGAGTCTCCGTATCTGAGATGGAAACAGCCACCATGACCAATCCAGAGGAGAAAGACAAAGTTCTGAATAAATAT aATTTAGGAAACACTCACAAGTGTGTAGGAGACGTGGGGCTCCTTCAGGTCGGCGTCATAAGAGCAAATGACCTCGCTGCTGCAGACATCAACG GAAAAAGCAACCCTGTGTGTGTTGCTGAGCTCGGGAACTGCAGACTTCAAACTCACACGGTCCACAAAACAACCAACCCAGAGTGGAACAAAGCCCTCACATT CCCCATTAAGGACATCCACGATGTGCTCGAGTTGACCGTCTTCGACAACAACGGAGATAAATCCCCATCCTTTCTGGGCAAAGTAGCCATTCCCTTACTGAGT GTTCAGAACGGCCAGCAGGTATGTCTGTTGTTGAAGAAAGAAGACCTGGGGAGGACGGCTAAAGGAACCATCACACTGGTGCTGGAGGTTATCTACAACAAA GTGAGAGCCGGTATCAGGTCCTTCCAACCAAAGGAGGCAAAACTAATCGAGGAAAATGTGAAGTTCAACAAAAAG GTTCTTGCCAGGAATATATATCGGGTTCGAAAAATCAGCACAGCAGTTCTGTACACGTTACAGtacattaaaagctgttttCACTGGGAGAGCACGCAAAGGAGTCTAATAGCCTTTCTG ATCTTCCTTGTGACAGTGTGGCACTGGGAGTTCTTCATGCTGCCCCTCTTCCTGCTCCTGCTCATCGGCTGGAACTACTTCCAGCTCTCTACGGGAAGAGCCAGCTCCAACCAGGACCTG GTGAACATGACCATGGGTGATGACGAAGAGGAAGACGAGAAG gaATCTGGGAAAAAGGGTTTGATGGATAAAATACATATGGTCCAGGAAGTGGTGCTGGTGGTCCAGACTGTTTTGGAGGAAATTGCAAATATCGGCGAACGAATCAAGAA CATATTCAACTGGTCTGTCCCATTCCTGTCTTGCTTGGCCTGCCTGATGCTTTTTGCGGGAGCGACACTGTTATATTTCGTCCAGCTACGATACATCGTGCTGATATGGG GCATTAACAAGTTTACCAAGAGGCTGCGAAACCCATATGCTATTGACAACAATGAATTACTGGATTTCCTCATGAGGGCGCCTTCTGATGTTCAAAAG